In Mesorhizobium sp. 113-3-3, a genomic segment contains:
- a CDS encoding ABC-F family ATP-binding cassette domain-containing protein, with protein sequence MIRLESISKQNGRQLVFIEASASLQKGEKVGLVGPNGAGKTTLFRMITGQEQPDEGQVQFDRGVTIGYFSQDVGDMAGHSAVAEVMNGAGPVSDVAAEMAELEAAMADPDQADRMDEIIEKYGEAQHRFEELDGYALDGRAREVLDGLGFSQEMMDGDVGKLSGGWKMRVALARILLMRPDVMLLDEPSNHLDLESLIWLEQFLKGYDGALLMTSHDREFMNRIVNKIVEIDAGSLTAYSGNYEFYQQQRAIADKQQQAQFERQQAMLAKEIAFIERFKARASHAAQVQSRVKKLDKIDRVEPPKRRQVVNFEFQPAPRCGEDVVTLKNVHKAYGSRSIYEGLDFQVRRRERWCIMGVNGAGKSTLLKLVAGASDPDTGTVARGPSVKMGYFAQHAMELLEGERTVFQTLEDNFPQAGQAPLRALAGCFGFSGDEIEKKCRVLSGGEKARLVMALMLFDPPNLLVLDEPTNHLDISTKQMLIEALSQYEGTMLFVSHDRHFLAALSNRVLELTPEGIHTYGGGYTEYVERTGQEAPGLRS encoded by the coding sequence ATGATCAGACTTGAAAGCATCAGCAAGCAGAACGGCCGCCAGCTTGTCTTCATCGAGGCGTCGGCTTCCCTGCAGAAGGGCGAGAAGGTCGGCCTTGTCGGGCCGAACGGCGCCGGCAAGACGACCTTGTTCCGCATGATCACCGGCCAGGAGCAGCCCGATGAGGGCCAGGTGCAGTTCGATCGCGGCGTGACCATCGGCTATTTCAGCCAGGACGTCGGCGACATGGCGGGCCACAGCGCTGTCGCCGAAGTGATGAACGGCGCCGGGCCGGTCAGCGACGTGGCGGCCGAGATGGCCGAACTGGAAGCGGCCATGGCCGATCCCGACCAGGCCGACCGGATGGACGAGATAATCGAGAAATATGGCGAGGCGCAGCATCGCTTCGAGGAACTCGACGGCTATGCGCTGGACGGCCGGGCGCGTGAGGTGCTGGATGGTCTGGGCTTTTCCCAGGAGATGATGGACGGCGATGTCGGCAAGCTGTCCGGCGGCTGGAAGATGCGCGTGGCGCTGGCGCGTATCCTTCTGATGCGGCCCGACGTCATGCTGCTCGATGAACCGTCCAACCATCTGGACTTGGAAAGCCTGATCTGGCTGGAGCAATTTTTGAAAGGCTATGACGGCGCGCTCTTGATGACATCGCACGACCGCGAGTTCATGAACCGCATCGTCAACAAGATCGTCGAGATCGATGCCGGTTCGCTCACCGCCTACTCCGGCAATTACGAATTCTACCAGCAGCAGCGGGCGATCGCCGACAAGCAGCAGCAGGCGCAGTTCGAACGCCAGCAAGCGATGCTGGCCAAGGAGATCGCCTTCATCGAGCGCTTCAAGGCGCGCGCTTCCCATGCCGCACAGGTGCAGAGCCGCGTGAAAAAGCTCGACAAGATCGACCGCGTCGAGCCGCCCAAACGCCGCCAGGTGGTGAATTTCGAGTTCCAGCCGGCGCCGCGTTGCGGCGAGGACGTCGTCACCTTGAAGAATGTCCACAAGGCCTATGGCAGCCGCAGCATCTATGAGGGGCTGGACTTCCAGGTCCGCCGCCGCGAGCGCTGGTGCATCATGGGCGTCAACGGCGCCGGCAAGTCGACGCTGCTCAAGCTGGTGGCCGGCGCTTCCGACCCCGACACCGGCACGGTGGCGCGTGGCCCGAGCGTGAAAATGGGCTATTTCGCCCAGCATGCGATGGAACTGCTCGAAGGCGAGCGCACCGTGTTCCAGACGCTGGAAGACAATTTCCCGCAGGCCGGCCAGGCGCCGCTTCGCGCGCTCGCCGGCTGTTTCGGCTTTTCCGGCGACGAGATCGAGAAGAAGTGCCGCGTCCTGTCAGGCGGCGAGAAGGCGCGGCTGGTGATGGCGCTGATGCTGTTCGATCCGCCCAATCTCCTGGTGCTGGACGAGCCGACCAACCACCTCGATATTTCCACCAAGCAGATGCTGATCGAGGCGCTGTCGCAGTATGAGGGCACCATGCTGTTCGTCTCGCACGACCGGCATTTCCTGGCCGCGCTGTCGAACCGCGTGCTGGAACTGACGCCGGAAGGCATCCACACCTATGGCGGCGGCTATACCGAATATGTCGAGCGCACGGGGCAGGAAGCACCGGGACTGCGGAGCTGA
- a CDS encoding winged helix-turn-helix domain-containing tetratricopeptide repeat protein, with the protein MVGKRFAFGPFELNPEAGTLLRQGVPVPVGYRGVRLLAALVDRPGEVLSKATLMDAAWPHAAVEESNLSVQIALLRKLLGPGPDDAEWIATIPRIGYRFGGAVDCLDAAAVAADSAEAGPSIAVLPFANLSDDAEQQYFGDGLAEDIITRLARLRWLFVSARNSSFTYGGKAVDVKQIGRELGVRYVLDGSVRRSGQRLRINARLSDADAARQIWAERYDAEIADFFSLQDEIAQSVIGAIEPRLYVAEQERFQSRSPGSLDAWGFVMKAMPYVWTWASLPDFEIAEPLLQKAIDIDPDYPRANCLIAWGLAAKAMLGLADAQAALPTAHDMAQRAIRSDPEDPWTHFATGFVHMASRRFDPAVRALSEAITLNPSLAYAHMILGSTYAYAGMPDDGLHHVALADRLSPRDFTQAGSLSVTGLCHFMAGRYAEAAEFERRAVDLRQNFGTAWRTYAASAGMAGDRATAAHALAQTRRLHPTVSVDWVEKYHPIVHEKDRARYIEGLRVAGLD; encoded by the coding sequence ATGGTGGGGAAACGGTTCGCATTCGGTCCGTTCGAGCTTAACCCGGAGGCGGGAACGCTGCTTCGGCAGGGCGTCCCCGTTCCGGTCGGCTATCGCGGCGTGCGGCTGCTGGCGGCACTGGTGGACCGACCGGGCGAAGTCCTGTCAAAGGCGACGCTGATGGACGCGGCATGGCCGCACGCGGCGGTCGAGGAAAGCAACCTGTCCGTCCAGATTGCCTTGCTGCGCAAACTGCTTGGGCCGGGGCCCGACGATGCCGAATGGATCGCGACCATCCCCCGGATCGGCTATCGCTTCGGTGGCGCGGTGGATTGCCTCGACGCGGCCGCGGTCGCGGCCGATAGCGCCGAGGCCGGGCCCTCGATCGCCGTGCTGCCCTTTGCCAACCTCAGCGACGACGCCGAGCAGCAATATTTCGGCGATGGCCTTGCCGAAGACATCATCACTCGCCTGGCGCGGCTGCGCTGGCTCTTCGTCTCGGCCCGCAACTCGTCTTTCACCTATGGTGGCAAGGCGGTCGACGTGAAGCAGATCGGCCGCGAGCTCGGCGTGCGCTATGTGCTCGACGGGAGCGTGCGCCGCTCCGGACAGCGTCTGCGGATCAACGCCAGGCTGAGCGACGCCGACGCCGCGCGCCAGATCTGGGCCGAGCGCTACGATGCGGAGATCGCCGATTTCTTCTCGTTGCAGGACGAGATCGCCCAAAGCGTTATCGGCGCCATCGAGCCCAGGCTCTACGTCGCCGAACAGGAGCGTTTCCAGAGCCGGTCGCCCGGCAGCCTCGACGCCTGGGGCTTCGTGATGAAGGCAATGCCCTATGTCTGGACCTGGGCCTCCCTGCCGGATTTCGAGATCGCCGAGCCGCTGCTTCAAAAAGCCATCGACATTGACCCCGATTATCCGCGCGCCAATTGCCTGATCGCCTGGGGCCTGGCGGCAAAGGCGATGCTTGGACTGGCTGATGCCCAGGCCGCCTTGCCGACCGCCCACGACATGGCGCAGCGGGCGATCCGCAGCGACCCGGAGGACCCCTGGACGCACTTCGCGACGGGCTTCGTGCATATGGCCTCGCGCCGTTTCGATCCGGCCGTGAGGGCTCTGTCCGAGGCGATTACCCTCAATCCAAGCCTCGCCTACGCGCATATGATCCTTGGATCGACCTATGCCTATGCCGGCATGCCCGACGACGGCCTGCACCATGTCGCATTGGCCGACCGACTCAGCCCGCGCGACTTCACGCAGGCGGGCAGCCTTTCCGTCACCGGGCTCTGTCATTTCATGGCCGGGCGTTATGCCGAGGCTGCCGAGTTCGAACGGCGGGCGGTTGATCTCAGGCAGAATTTCGGGACGGCCTGGCGCACATACGCCGCCTCGGCCGGCATGGCGGGCGATCGCGCCACCGCCGCCCACGCGCTGGCGCAGACGCGGCGCCTGCATCCAACCGTGTCCGTGGACTGGGTCGAGAAATACCACCCCATCGTCCACGAGAAGGACCGGGCGCGCTATATCGAGGGGTTGCGCGTCGCCGGTCTCGACTGA
- a CDS encoding alpha-hydroxy acid oxidase: MKTMTCIEDLRQAARRRVPRAFFDYVEAGAYSEQTLRANRADLERLTLRQRVLVDVSQRETATTILGETVSLPIALAPIGLGGMQWANGEIHACRAAQAAGVPYTLATMAICSIEDVAEAVGKPFWFQLYVMKDRGFVRSLVERALAARCSALVLTVDLQVLGQRHADVRNGLSVPPSLKLRNLLNMATKPGWTRRMLAARRWTFGNLAGRVKGEQGIKEVADWVSHQFDPSLNWNDVEWIRSIWPGKLIIKGILDVDDARIASKVGADAIVVSNHGGRQLDGAPSTISRLPNIVEAVGSQTEVLLDGGVRSGQDVMRALALGARGCLVGRAYIYGLGAGGEAGVATAIEILRKELSVTMALTGMTSIDQVDERVLN; the protein is encoded by the coding sequence CTGAAGACCATGACCTGCATCGAGGATCTGCGGCAGGCTGCCCGCCGCCGCGTCCCCCGGGCCTTTTTCGACTATGTCGAGGCAGGCGCCTACTCGGAACAAACCTTGCGCGCCAACAGGGCCGACCTGGAGCGCCTCACCCTGCGCCAGCGCGTGCTGGTCGACGTTTCGCAACGGGAAACCGCGACAACGATCCTCGGCGAGACGGTTTCGCTGCCGATCGCGCTGGCGCCGATCGGCCTTGGCGGGATGCAATGGGCCAACGGCGAGATCCATGCCTGTCGCGCCGCGCAGGCGGCCGGCGTCCCCTATACGCTCGCAACGATGGCGATCTGCTCGATCGAGGACGTTGCCGAGGCGGTCGGGAAGCCGTTCTGGTTCCAGCTCTATGTGATGAAGGACCGAGGCTTCGTGCGCTCGCTCGTCGAGCGGGCGCTCGCTGCCCGCTGCAGCGCGCTGGTGCTCACCGTGGACCTGCAGGTGCTGGGACAGCGGCACGCCGACGTCAGGAACGGGCTTTCGGTTCCGCCGTCGCTGAAACTGCGAAATCTGCTCAACATGGCGACCAAGCCCGGCTGGACCCGGCGGATGCTGGCTGCCAGGCGCTGGACGTTCGGCAACCTCGCCGGCCGTGTAAAAGGCGAGCAAGGCATCAAGGAAGTCGCGGACTGGGTGTCGCATCAGTTCGATCCCTCGCTGAACTGGAATGACGTCGAGTGGATCAGGAGCATCTGGCCGGGCAAGCTGATCATCAAGGGCATTCTCGACGTGGACGATGCGCGCATCGCCAGCAAGGTCGGCGCCGATGCGATCGTCGTGTCCAATCATGGCGGCCGTCAGCTGGATGGCGCACCATCGACGATCTCCCGGCTGCCGAACATTGTTGAAGCGGTGGGTTCCCAAACCGAGGTGCTGCTCGATGGCGGCGTGCGGTCAGGCCAGGATGTCATGCGCGCGCTCGCTCTTGGCGCCAGGGGCTGCCTGGTCGGCCGAGCCTATATTTACGGCCTCGGCGCCGGCGGAGAGGCCGGTGTGGCGACCGCCATCGAGATCCTCCGCAAGGAACTGTCCGTCACCATGGCGCTGACAGGCATGACAAGCATCGACCAAGTCGACGAGCGGGTGCTGAACTAG
- a CDS encoding TetR/AcrR family transcriptional regulator, translating into MSGTRGCKLTSEYTFIGVSPVPRSSDRTRPDILQAAYKLFRRRGFFRVGMDEIARAAGVTKRTLYYHFDSKDALLTAVLASQHERAFGEFQTYGIDLSGGPEQLIDKLFGGLARWSAKPRWAGSGFTRLAIELADLSGHPARSMARQRKGLMEQQLATLLAEAKVASPRERARELFLLVEGAMVMLLIHGDQDYCDAAAEAAKRLVVDRPAV; encoded by the coding sequence ATGTCGGGTACGCGCGGATGTAAACTCACTAGCGAGTATACATTCATCGGCGTCAGCCCCGTGCCCAGATCCTCCGACCGGACCCGACCAGACATATTGCAGGCGGCGTACAAGCTCTTTCGCCGCCGGGGATTCTTTCGCGTCGGCATGGACGAGATCGCGCGCGCCGCCGGCGTCACCAAGCGTACGCTCTACTATCATTTCGACAGCAAGGACGCGTTGCTGACCGCGGTGCTGGCATCACAGCACGAGCGGGCGTTCGGCGAGTTCCAGACCTATGGCATCGACCTGTCGGGCGGTCCGGAGCAACTGATCGACAAGCTGTTCGGCGGACTGGCGCGGTGGTCCGCCAAGCCGCGCTGGGCGGGATCGGGATTTACCCGGCTGGCAATCGAACTCGCCGATCTCTCGGGGCATCCCGCACGCTCGATGGCACGCCAGCGCAAAGGCCTGATGGAGCAGCAACTGGCAACCCTTCTCGCCGAGGCGAAAGTGGCGTCGCCGCGCGAGCGCGCACGCGAGCTGTTCCTGCTGGTGGAGGGGGCGATGGTCATGCTGCTGATCCATGGCGACCAAGACTATTGCGACGCCGCGGCCGAGGCTGCCAAACGGCTGGTCGTGGACAGACCGGCCGTTTGA
- a CDS encoding class II aldolase/adducin family protein, producing the protein MDIVTAIPDTESDLAASKRAAYGPLFKLRGPPSFDNLEQERQHRKERLAAGFRIFAALGFSEGVAGHITARDPEFTDTFWVNPFGMHFAHVTVSDLIRVDGAGAVVEGTMPVNVAAFAIHHQIHAARPDVVAAAHAHSIYGKAWSAVGRLLDPITQDACAFYEDHVFFDDTRVLVTDASEAARIAESLGGHKAAILRNHGLLTVGQTVDEAVWWFISMERCCQAQFLAESVGTPLQVDPENAKATRAVNGTPHAGWFQCQPLHDRILRQQPDLLG; encoded by the coding sequence ATGGACATCGTCACAGCAATTCCGGACACCGAAAGCGATCTGGCCGCAAGCAAGCGGGCAGCTTATGGGCCGCTGTTCAAGCTGCGCGGGCCACCCAGCTTCGACAACCTCGAACAGGAGCGGCAGCACCGAAAGGAAAGGCTTGCCGCCGGCTTCCGCATATTCGCGGCGCTGGGCTTCAGCGAGGGCGTCGCCGGGCATATCACCGCCCGTGACCCGGAATTCACCGATACATTCTGGGTCAATCCGTTCGGCATGCATTTCGCGCACGTTACCGTCTCGGATCTAATTCGGGTCGACGGCGCGGGCGCCGTGGTCGAGGGCACGATGCCCGTCAATGTCGCCGCATTCGCCATTCATCACCAGATCCACGCGGCGCGGCCGGATGTGGTGGCGGCCGCGCACGCTCATTCCATCTATGGCAAGGCCTGGTCGGCGGTCGGCCGGTTGCTCGATCCCATCACGCAGGACGCCTGCGCCTTCTATGAGGATCACGTCTTCTTCGATGACACGCGGGTGCTGGTCACCGACGCGAGCGAGGCAGCGCGGATCGCCGAGAGCCTCGGTGGCCACAAGGCGGCGATCCTGCGCAATCATGGCCTGCTGACGGTTGGCCAGACCGTCGACGAGGCCGTCTGGTGGTTCATCTCGATGGAACGGTGTTGCCAGGCGCAATTCCTCGCCGAAAGTGTTGGGACGCCCCTGCAGGTCGACCCGGAAAACGCCAAAGCCACCCGGGCGGTGAACGGCACGCCCCACGCCGGCTGGTTTCAGTGCCAGCCGCTCCACGACCGCATCCTCAGGCAGCAGCCCGACCTGCTTGGCTAG
- a CDS encoding VOC family protein → MALKRMDNVGIVVDDLAETIDFFRELGLELEGRATIEGEWAGRVTGLGNQHVEIAMMRTPDGHSRLELSRFLTPPVVEDHRNAPVNALGYLRVMFTVDDIDDTLERLRNRGAQLVGDVVDYQDVYRLCYIRGPGGLLIGLAEELG, encoded by the coding sequence ATGGCGCTCAAACGGATGGACAATGTCGGAATCGTCGTCGATGACCTCGCTGAGACGATAGATTTCTTTCGCGAGCTCGGCCTTGAACTCGAAGGCCGGGCCACGATCGAAGGCGAATGGGCCGGACGCGTCACGGGACTCGGCAACCAGCACGTCGAGATTGCCATGATGCGCACGCCGGACGGCCACAGCCGGCTCGAACTGTCCCGCTTCCTCACACCGCCGGTCGTCGAGGATCACCGCAATGCTCCGGTCAACGCCCTGGGCTACCTCCGCGTCATGTTCACCGTGGACGACATAGACGACACGCTTGAAAGGCTCCGCAATCGCGGCGCGCAACTTGTCGGCGACGTCGTCGACTATCAGGACGTGTACCGGCTCTGCTACATTCGTGGACCCGGAGGCCTTCTCATCGGCCTCGCCGAGGAACTCGGCTGA
- a CDS encoding glutathione S-transferase family protein has product MIPTITAFERSPDGGKGLARDTRVRWALEEVGQPYEVRLVSFAGMKAPDHLAIHPFGQIPTYEDGSLCLFETGSIVFHLAERHSGLLPRDGDARARAITWMFAALNTIEPPILDLTTARIFEADRPWSEERLPLVKDRVRARLDQLSVYLGAADWLDGAFSAGDLLMVSVLLRLRMSGILDEYQNLAAYVARGEARPAYARAFAAQFAVNAPS; this is encoded by the coding sequence ATGATCCCCACCATCACGGCCTTTGAACGATCGCCCGATGGCGGCAAGGGACTGGCGCGCGATACGCGCGTGCGCTGGGCGCTCGAAGAGGTGGGGCAGCCCTATGAGGTTCGTCTTGTTTCCTTCGCCGGGATGAAGGCGCCTGACCATCTGGCCATCCATCCCTTCGGCCAGATCCCCACCTATGAGGATGGATCCCTGTGCCTGTTCGAGACCGGCTCCATCGTCTTTCATCTTGCCGAACGGCATTCGGGGCTGCTGCCCAGGGATGGCGATGCCCGCGCACGGGCCATCACCTGGATGTTTGCCGCACTCAACACCATCGAGCCGCCGATCCTGGACTTGACGACGGCAAGGATATTCGAAGCCGACAGGCCCTGGAGCGAGGAGCGGCTGCCGCTGGTCAAGGATCGTGTTCGCGCGCGGCTGGACCAGCTCTCGGTCTATCTCGGCGCCGCCGACTGGCTCGATGGCGCGTTCAGCGCGGGCGATCTGTTGATGGTATCGGTGCTGCTGCGACTGCGCATGTCGGGCATTCTGGACGAATACCAGAACCTGGCCGCCTATGTGGCGCGCGGGGAAGCACGGCCCGCTTACGCCAGGGCCTTCGCCGCGCAGTTTGCGGTCAACGCTCCATCATAA
- a CDS encoding FAD-dependent monooxygenase, with the protein MHSHHPISNDVIISGAGPVGLFLACELRLAGLSVLVLEKAENPSSPLKRLPFGIRGLNVPTIEALHRRGLLDSVAPPPAKDGAGDIKLAAAHWMRQPRRPGGHFAGIQFHLDAIDSSQWPYRLPGPAGTSMAVAMEHLETMLATRATAMGVEIRRGLGVDGFDQSDEDVTVRAGGETFHTSWLVGCDGGRSTVRKLGGFAFTGTDAEFTGYSVEVELADPDTLSLGRHYTPTGMYTYSRPGTIAMVEFDGAAFHRTEPITLEHVQTVLRRVSGTDVTLTALNLATTWTDRAYQATAYRNGRVLLAGDAAHIHSPLGGQGLNLGLGDAMNLGWKLAATIRGNAPAGLLDSYFDERHPVGAQILDWSRAQVALMRPSRSSRALEAIIRDLIDTGDGATYFAERVWGVSLRYDLGGSHPLVGRSAPDFELADGTKLGERLRSGQGLLLDFDAHPPLQALASRWNGRISYVAQDARERLGLSALLVRPDGFVAWAADAEPDVKETAQAAARWFGEAELPPVRAKGTV; encoded by the coding sequence ATGCACAGCCACCACCCAATTTCCAATGACGTCATCATCTCCGGCGCCGGCCCGGTCGGCCTGTTTCTCGCTTGCGAATTGCGCCTGGCGGGCCTCTCGGTGCTGGTGCTGGAAAAGGCCGAGAACCCCAGTTCGCCGCTGAAGCGGCTGCCCTTCGGCATTCGCGGCCTCAACGTGCCCACAATCGAGGCCCTCCACCGTCGCGGCCTGCTGGACTCCGTTGCGCCGCCGCCCGCGAAAGATGGCGCTGGTGACATCAAGTTGGCTGCCGCGCACTGGATGCGGCAGCCGCGCCGCCCGGGCGGCCATTTCGCCGGCATCCAGTTCCACCTCGACGCCATCGACAGCTCGCAATGGCCTTATCGCCTGCCCGGCCCGGCCGGCACCAGCATGGCGGTCGCGATGGAGCATCTGGAAACCATGCTCGCCACCCGTGCGACCGCCATGGGTGTCGAGATCAGGCGCGGCCTTGGTGTCGACGGCTTCGACCAGTCGGACGAGGACGTGACCGTCCGCGCCGGCGGCGAGACTTTCCACACAAGCTGGCTCGTCGGTTGCGATGGCGGCCGCAGCACGGTCCGCAAGCTTGGCGGCTTTGCCTTCACCGGCACCGATGCCGAGTTCACCGGTTATTCCGTTGAAGTCGAACTGGCCGATCCGGACACACTCAGCCTCGGCCGCCACTATACGCCGACGGGCATGTACACCTACTCACGGCCAGGCACCATCGCGATGGTCGAGTTCGACGGCGCCGCTTTCCACCGGACAGAGCCGATCACGCTGGAACATGTGCAGACGGTGCTGCGCCGCGTGTCCGGCACGGACGTCACCCTGACGGCGCTCAACCTCGCCACGACCTGGACCGATCGCGCCTACCAGGCGACCGCCTATCGCAATGGGCGGGTGCTGCTTGCCGGCGACGCCGCGCACATCCATTCGCCGCTCGGCGGCCAGGGGCTCAATCTCGGGCTTGGCGACGCGATGAACCTTGGCTGGAAGCTTGCAGCCACCATCCGCGGCAACGCGCCGGCCGGCCTGCTCGACAGCTATTTCGATGAGCGGCATCCAGTCGGCGCGCAAATCCTTGACTGGTCGCGCGCCCAGGTCGCGCTGATGCGGCCAAGCCGCAGTTCGCGCGCGCTCGAAGCCATCATCCGCGACCTCATCGACACAGGCGACGGCGCGACCTATTTCGCCGAGCGCGTCTGGGGCGTGTCCCTGCGCTACGATCTCGGCGGCAGCCACCCGCTGGTCGGCCGCAGCGCACCCGATTTCGAGCTGGCCGACGGGACGAAGCTCGGCGAACGCTTGAGGAGCGGGCAAGGCCTGCTGCTGGACTTCGATGCCCACCCTCCCCTGCAAGCGCTTGCCAGCCGCTGGAACGGACGGATCAGCTATGTCGCGCAGGATGCCAGGGAGCGGCTGGGCCTGAGCGCCCTGCTCGTGCGCCCCGATGGCTTCGTCGCCTGGGCTGCTGATGCTGAGCCTGACGTGAAGGAGACTGCCCAGGCGGCGGCGCGGTGGTTTGGCGAAGCTGAATTGCCGCCTGTGCGTGCTAAAGGAACTGTTTGA
- the plsY gene encoding glycerol-3-phosphate 1-O-acyltransferase PlsY codes for MVFWIMGVAGLAIAYLFGSIPTGYLAGKLIKGIDIREHGSRSTGATNVLRTLGKGPALAVLLVDVLKGAAAIVFIRRLYALPFLAPPARLDPQGFVPWAVCLAGLAVLLGHGRSVWLNFTGGKSAATGLGVLLALSWPIGMGAGVVFCVVLAISRIVSLSSMLAALTAIVLVCALEQPLPYRLLVIAGGLYVIARHRANIRRLLAGTEPSLGQGS; via the coding sequence ATGGTTTTCTGGATAATGGGCGTGGCTGGACTGGCGATCGCCTATCTCTTCGGTTCCATCCCTACGGGCTATCTGGCGGGGAAACTGATCAAGGGGATCGATATCCGGGAGCATGGCTCCCGGTCGACAGGCGCAACCAACGTCTTGCGGACGCTTGGCAAAGGACCCGCGTTGGCGGTGCTCTTGGTCGATGTGCTGAAGGGCGCGGCGGCGATCGTCTTTATCCGCAGGCTTTATGCGTTGCCGTTTCTCGCGCCGCCGGCAAGGCTTGATCCGCAAGGCTTCGTGCCCTGGGCCGTGTGTCTCGCCGGACTTGCCGTGTTGCTGGGGCATGGCCGTTCGGTCTGGCTGAATTTCACCGGCGGCAAATCCGCCGCGACGGGGCTCGGCGTACTGCTGGCGCTGTCCTGGCCGATAGGCATGGGGGCCGGGGTGGTTTTCTGTGTCGTGCTGGCAATCTCCAGGATTGTTTCGCTGAGCTCGATGCTGGCGGCGTTGACCGCAATCGTCCTCGTCTGCGCCCTCGAGCAACCGCTGCCCTACCGGCTGCTGGTGATCGCCGGCGGCCTCTACGTGATCGCGCGTCATCGCGCCAACATCCGGCGGCTGCTGGCCGGGACGGAGCCGAGCCTGGGGCAAGGTAGCTAG